A single window of Anopheles moucheti chromosome 2, idAnoMoucSN_F20_07, whole genome shotgun sequence DNA harbors:
- the LOC128309669 gene encoding cytochrome P450 4d2-like, which translates to MVVQILLALLVVILTLNYLLVRQNLKYGKNIPGPLPLPVVGCFYLYINLKPEDIIDFVSELRNKYGNLFRVWIGNRLALFCTNVKYNETVLSSQKQIRKSELYKFLVPWLGDGLLLSTGQKWFNKRKILTPAFHFKILDQFIEVFHKQSCILADRLRPEANGSLVNIYPYVTLAALDIICETAMGTSINAQTDADSAYVKAITELSLVLTGRFVKVWQRVDFLFNLSADKGRQDRIIKVLHDFTTKIIQSRRKELMEQGGGVIGGTVEDEDMADIGTKRRMAFLDVLLQATIDGRPLTDKEIQEEVDTFMFEGHDTTTIAISFTLLLLARHPEVQEKVYQEIADIVGTDPYTPVSHRNLQDMKYLEMVIKESLRLYPPVPIIARRFTENVELGDKIVPEGSNFNIGIMHMHRDPTLFPDPERFDPERFAPDRTMEQSSPYAYVPFSAGPRNCIGQKFAMLELKSTVSKVIRNFKLTSAGPEPKLTMQLTLKPRDGLYIGFVPRAQ; encoded by the exons atggTGGTGCAAATTTTGCTAGCCCTTCTGGTGGTGATCCTCACGCTCAACTATCTGCTGGTGCGGCAAAATTTGAAGTATGGCAAAAACATCCCGGGACCATTACCACTGCCGGTTGTGGGCTGCTTCTATCTCTACATTAATCTAAAGCCTGAAG ACATAATCGATTTCGTGTCGGAGCTGCGAAATAAGTATGGCAACCTGTTTCGCGTCTGGATCGGGAACCGGTTGGCACTGTTCTGCACCAATGTAAAGTACAACGAAACAGTGCTGAGCAGCCAGAAGCAGATTCGCAAAAGCGAGCTGTACAAATTCCTCGTGCCATGGCTAGGGGACGGTTTGTTGCTGAGCACGGGACAGAAATGGTTCAACAAGCGCAAGATCCTCACGCCAGCTTTTCACTTCAAAATTTTGGATCAGTTTATCGAGGTGTTCCACAAGCAGAGCTGCATTCTGGCTGACCGATTGCGTCCGGAGGCGAATGGATCGCTGGTGAACATCTATCCATACGTGACGCTGGCGGCGTTGGACATTATTTGTGAAACGGCAATGGGTACTTCGATCAACGCACAAACTGATGCCGACTCGGCGTATGTGAAAGCTATTACCGAGCTAAGCCTGGTGCTTACGGGGCGCTTCGTAAAGGTGTGGCAACGGGTTGACTTCCTGTTTAATCTTTCCGCCGACAAGGGACGGCAGGATCGGATCATTAAGGTGCTGCACGATTTCACCACGAAGATCATCCAATCCCGACGGAAAGAATTGATGGAGCAGGGTGGCGGTGTGATTGGTGGTACGGTGGAAGATGAAGACATGGCTGACATAGGTACGAAGCGTCGGATGGCATTCTTGGATGTGCTGCTGCAAGCTACGATTGATGGTCGACCGTTAACGGATAAGGAAATTCAGGAGGAGGTGGATACGTTCATGTTTGAAGGTCACGATACGACCACGATAGCGATTTCATTCACCTTACTGCTGCTTGCCCGTCATCCGGAGGTACAGGAAAAGGTATACCAAGAAATAGCAGATATCGTGGGAACCGATCCGTACACACCGGTGAGCCATCGTAATCTGCAAGATATGAAGTATCTGGAGATGGTGATCAAGGAGTCGCTCCGACTGTATCCACCGGTACCCATCATCGCACGACGATTCACCGAGAATGTTGAGCTAG GGGACAAAATTGTTCCGGAAGGATCAAACTTTAACATCGGCATCATGCACATGCACCGAGATCCTACCTTGTTTCCCGATCCGGAGCGTTTCGATCCCGAGCGGTTTGCACCGGATCGTACCATGGAACAGTCCAGCCCATATGCTTACGTACCGTTCAGTGCGGGTCCTCGCAATTGTATCG GACAAAAGTTTGCGATGCTAGAGCTGAAAAGTACTGTATCGAAGGTTATTCGTAACTTTAAGCTGACTTCAGCCGGTCCGGAACCAAAGCTAACGATGCAGTTGACGCTGAAGCCAAGGGATGGCCTGTACATAGGATTCGTTCCACGTGCGCAGTGA
- the LOC128309671 gene encoding putative Dol-P-Glc:Glc(2)Man(9)GlcNAc(2)-PP-Dol alpha-1,2-glucosyltransferase: protein MIDKLVPLVCFLGFSTFSFLVFNKVYETTQLVIDEEFHLRQGNHYCHGRFQVWDPKITTFPGLYLASALVLRPLEACSVYNLRLTSFIASIVNVVLIYKLRQCFLNQKGYTTLLLETASLSLLPPLYFFSHLYYTDVLSVTAVLLLLLASEKRRHNWAAFWGFCAVLMRQTNIVWVGFACGSRAIDLLLARGSLTQTLLSPKRMLDLVGDMIDRFWAYAIVIGGFIAFLIWNGSIVIGDKSAHEAAVHLPQLFYFVLFFATFSASLVLPASKTILRAALRKWYILVVVCVMFAAVVHYNTIVHPYLLADNRHYTFYLWNRFFGRWWYARYLPVPLYTIGGFLLWKASMQHQSYGYKLLCSLSILASIALQQLIEVRYFLLPFLVLRLLRKGGTSRGALMIELITNIAINVATFALFFRKEIAWENYSHPQRLMW from the exons ATGATCGACAAGCTAGTTCCATTGGTTTGCTTTCTtggtttttcaacattttccttCCTGGTGTTTAACAAAGTGTACGAAACGACACAACTCGTTATCGATGAGGAGTTTCATTTGCGGCAGGGCAACCATTACTGCCACGGCCGGTTCCAAGTA TGGGATCCAAAGATAACTACATTTCCTGGCCTATATCTGGCGTCCGCGCTGGTTCTGCGACCCCTCGAGGCCTGTTCGGTGTACAACCTGAGACTAACATCGTTTATCGCGTCAATTGTGAATGTAGTGCTGATTTACAAACTGCGACAATGCTTTCTAAACCAGAAAGGATACACCACACTGTTACTGGAAACAGCTTCCCTTTCGTTACTTCCGCCTCTATATTTCTTTTCGCATCTCTACTACACGGATGTGCTTTCTGTGACGgccgtgctgctgttgctgctggccaGTGAGAAACGTCGCCACAATTGGGCCGCTTTCTGGGGCTTCTGTGCAGTGCTGATGCGTCAAACAAACATCGTATGGGTTGGATTCGCGTGCGGCTCGCGAGCCATCGATTTGTTGTTAGCCCGTGGAAGCTTGACACAGACATTGCTTTCTCCCAAACGTATGCTCGATCTTGTTGGCGATATGATCGATCGTTTTTGGGCGTACGCTATCGTGATTGGTGGCTTTATCGCATTTCTCATATGGAATGGTTCAATAGTGATAGGCGATAAATCGGCACACGAGGCTGCCGTACACTTGCCACAG ttgttttattttgtcttgTTCTTTGCGACGTTCAGCGCTTCATTGGTACTGCCGGCAAGTAAAACAATCCTGCGAGCAGCATTGCGTAAATGGTATATCCTTGTGGTGGTATGCGTCATGTTCGCCGCAGTCGTGCACTACAACACGATCGTGCATCCGTACTTATTGGCAGACAATAGGCATTACACGTTCTATCTGTGGAATCGCTTTTTCGGGCGCTGGTGGTACGCAAGGTACTTGCCAGTGCCGTTGTACACAATCGGTGGGTTCCTGCTATGGAAGGCAAGCATGCAGCACCAATCGTATGGATACAAACTGCTCTGCTCATTGTCCATACTAGCATCAATAGCGCTACAGCAACTGATTGAGGTAAGGTACTTTCTTTTACCATTTCTTGTGTTGCGGTTATTGCGTAAAGGAGGAACTTCTAGAGGCGCTCTAATGATAGAATTGATAACAAACATTGCTATCAATGTTGCAACATTTGCTCTGTTCTTTCGAAAGGAAATAGCATGGGAAAACTATTCTCATCCACAGCGTCTAATGTGGTAA